Within Telopea speciosissima isolate NSW1024214 ecotype Mountain lineage chromosome 8, Tspe_v1, whole genome shotgun sequence, the genomic segment CACAAATGTATACATCACCGGTGGTGCCAGATGGCCATACGGGGCATTGATGTTGACAACAATGCCTACGCGTCGATAAAGACGACATCGTCAGTAGCATTGTGTGGATTGGTGCTCCCCTTTGTGATGAAACTAGAGCAAGATGTAGTCGTAGTATTAGGAGGGACATGGCCGGCCTCTTTAGTCTTTTGCACATCACAAGAAATCTGCGAGGGAGTTGAGAGCCGAGATTCAGAAGTTAGAACACCCCTCTTGACCCTGCTCCCTGcccctttccctttcccctcactaCAACACCCCCCTCCCAACCTCTCCCcgcccccctcccctcccaacctcccttccccttctcctcTTCGCCCTCCGATGGGCTCcaattcccctttttttaattcacGAGATGGTGCCTCTTGGCCACATGTCCCTTGTGGTTGTTGGATTTTTAAGCGTGGATTGACCCACATTATCCAATCCACTTACGGAGCTCCGAATCGGTGGGAATCAAGATCGACCTCAACTCATTGATTCGATCCCCATTTTTAAAACCCTCAATTCCAAAGTAAATCcatgaaaaacaaaattacaataTTTGCTTTCAAAATAGTAAGAAAAAAGGGGACAAAAAATTTTCAACAGCTCCAACTCCCGATTTTGATTGGAAACAAAGTAAATCGAAGTCAAAGTCAAACATTATtccatcatctttttttttttataggtaaggGGGGATGTAGGGTGTGAACCAgaagacttgaactcaagacttCCTGATAGCAATGGACCTTTACacaccactagctaccaagtgcactaggcACTTGACCACCATTATTCCATCATCTCCCGTAAATGATTATTCTATGCCTAGTTTTTAGGCATACAAGGAtctttaccaacaaaaaaaccaaaaaggcaGAGGATGCAAACCTGTTGGAGTGGTGAACAAGGGCCTAGCGCAGCCCATTAGCAGGTCTTACTGTCTTAGGGTTCAAGCTTCCTAGTTCCCACCTTTCCTCCCCCTTAGGGGGTTCAAGCTTCCTAGTTCACATCTTTCCTCCACCTTTCCTCCCCCTTAGGGGTTCAAGCTTCCTAGTTTACACCATTAGCAGGTCTTAATGGTTTAGGGTTCAAGCTTCCTAGTTCACACCTTTCCTCCCCCTTAGAATAGAATAGAGTAAAACCTATCAACCAAAAACTTGTGGAGGTGTGCTATTCCAAGCATCTGAATTTTTACCACAAACCAATACGACTAATAAATCCAACCGTTGAATGGGAACAATACTGGTCCGGACCAAGTCCATGATggccctcccccacccccctaaTAAAACTAACCTTATAGAAGTTGCATTGCATGAATGGGTTATTATATTTCAGAATAAACTCAAGCCTTGCCAGATTGGAAATTTAATTGGGTCGGTTATGGTTAGGGATGTTTGGGCCTTGAATTTGAGTACTGAGTCTAAAGAGGGCGAACAAATCATGCTGGATGGTAAGATGATATTATACTTGAATACAATCAGTTGGATAATAATACTCTTGTGATCTTTAACTTTTGGCATTATATGACTGGAGATATGAAACGAAACATGTTTCAAGTCAAGTCATGCATCAACACCCTGAGAAATATACACAAATACATTTTCCACTCCCTTTGTGGAAAAGTACAAGACCTCCAAagtataaaaggaaaaaaaaataaaaataaagatacaCATCAGAGCTCAATAACCCAACAAGGGCCTGGCTCCAAGATAACACATCAAAAATacccaagaggagaggtttggGGCTCTGCTCTTGACGTAAATtgaagaattgaaaaaaaaaaatgaaaaataagagACCTGCAACTAATAAAACACTAACGACATCCAAAAAATGCTATTGTCTTTGTAAGCTATGATGCTGGACCGGTGACAAGAGTCTGCTTATGAAGGGTGATAAAGCTGCTAGTAATGCATGGGGGCACTCCTCATGTGGAAGATGGCCACACTCAGATACTGCAACCAGTCTCtgcaagaaaataataaatacaataaggttaaattaattaataatatcgCTAATGGTTCTAACTTTTTAAACTGCAAATTTCTAAGATGAGAATTTCAGATACTTGATTCTATCCATCACCTTTGGAATCCAAAATCCCAGACAAATCTAAAGCTACTTTTAGTATGCAcaaagattttctttttcttttttttttgcgcgaggggggggggggggttgggttcAAGCACAGAACCATTATAATGGGTTCATTTGGGTTATATTATAAAATTGGAGGAATAGAATAAGACCAAGGTCCGAAGACTGCAAAAATGCTTGCATGAAAGGTCAAAAtatggaaaacaaaaagaaacccCTCAACCCAATGTAAATTAACCCCAACCTTCTATGGAAATACATCCACAAAAAATCAGGTACCACAATCAGAGGGcattaaaaaaagagaacaaaaatgcACTTACAGAATTTACAAGCTTTGAAGCCATAGCTTGAGCAGATTTGAGCGGGACAAGAGCATCCTCGGCTCCAGCAACAACCAAAACCGGCAAGTCTTTGACTGCTTTCAGCAACAAAGTGGCATTTTCTGACGAGAGAACTGTTTCAAAGGCCAGTCTACCTATCTCATGAAGCGCTTCATCCCATCCTTCAATGCACAGTGGTGCCTGATCACATGATTAAATACTTAATCAGTAATGCATATCTGACCAACCGGAATAATAAAAAGTTGAACTTGTAAATAAGCAATGTTAACAAAACCAAATTATAACCCCCAGGAAACAAAAAACTCTCATCATGTCTAGTTACTCCCTATTCCTTTTAATACCATAATATAAAATGCAACTCAATAATAGTTAATTGAGAAAATTCAAGCAATGAGAACCCAGGTCAAGTGATGATCTCCAGTCAGTTTCTTTtaacaccccctccccccacggaaaaaaaaaaaggttttcctTTAAGACCATAATTTGGTCCTATCCATGTAATGAGAGAAGTTTAgaaactcattttttttctccagTTTTTTCCCCCAGTAACTGAATAGAGTTTTGGTTGGTTCTCCAGAAACCCAGTTGCACCCTTCAAGCTGAACACAAGGGATTCATATTATTAAATATAGAGACTCCCGAATGAAAAATGTATGCCATAGGAATGTTCTTCATACAAAGTGCATGTTTGGGAAGCCAGTTTCAGGAAGGGAAGGAGGTGGATCCAGCCTGAAAAGCCCATAattacccctccccccccaaataaaaataggCTTCTTGGATTCACAGGCTGGAGGCGTAAAAGACTCCAAACCAACATATCCCATTGGATCCGCCTCCTTGCCTTCTAGAAGCTGGCTTCTGGAAGTCCAAGAGCTGAAGCCCGATAAGCTTAGCCAAATATGCTCTTAATACATCTTGTAACAAGATATCAATGTCTGCGAGATTGTAGACGATGAAACATCAAATCTGGAGCATTTCTCAATGCTTGAATAGCCAACTCTCAATCCGAAAACTTAAATTCTATAGCTACAATTTCTTCATCAATATACATTTTAGCTTACCTTGTAGAGGCTCAAGACTTCTGTGGTTAACTTGGTTGCATCATACCATGCTCGTCGATTGACCACTTGAGTTATCTCAGTTCGTAGTAGGGGGCGGACCAAGTGCTTCTTTCCCAGGTAAGTACGCAGGAGAATCCTAGCAAAAGCAGGGACAACTTCTCTTGACAAGCTGACACTGAGAAGTACAACACCCTTGATCTCTACCTGAGAAATACATGAAATAATGAATACATGAATCAAGGAAACTCAATAAGAGATCTCCAAGAATTTTGACAAGATAACTGAACCCACCTATTGTTCATATCAAAATCTTGAAATAGAATTCAACCTAATGCTTACACCAACATTCcaaaaattgaatcaaattgaTAATCAGAAGTGCAAAGATAGACCCAACAGCCATCCTCCATACTGTTCAAGGAGGGGACAATCTCATTAATTAGGACAACACAGGCACGCagcagacacacacacacatacaaacACATGATTGAGGTGTCACTTCAGAACTTAATAACCGTAGGGTCTTTGTAGAagctaatgaaaattttatctAATTGTGCAGTTCTATGCTACAATAAACCAACAGGGTTCATCTCGCACCAAAAATCTTACTCACATGGACTGAAGTTGCAGATGTCTGAACTTTTTGTGCAGCTTTCAGAGCAAGAAGCCCTCCATCATCATGACCAACAAGTACCACAGAAGAAAACCCCATCTCCGAACAGAAAGCAAGGAGCAGATCAACCTGGTAACATGataatcaaaacatgattttTACAAGCCTGAAAAAGCCTCAACATACAATGCAGGACATGGAGTTGGAAAAGAAGTTTGGAATACGGAAACTAGTAAAGAAGCTAAATAACAGTGGAAAGCCAGGCAAGCAGCAATAGAACCAATCAAGTAACAGTAACAGCATATTTTCACCACTCGCCAAGCTCCTCTAGTTTCTAATGATTAACTACATTGGTGTCTCAGTTCCTCAGGTTTGCAGATGACTATAACAAGAAtggttccaacttccaatgcCCGAAGTAAGAATAATTACTGACAGGAGCTTATGGGCATTTGATCTTCCAATTCAAATAACCTAGTAGCATAAACTTTACGGAAATACCATTCGCAAATGTTCCTGACAAAGAACTAATTTATATTAGATAAAAATTATCATAAGGTATTATGATTCATGATGTATAATTCATGATTtacaatttcaataaagaaGGTTTTACTAGTCGATGATAGAGAAAACTGGACAAGTCTAGGTTTATTGTATACTATATGTTTGCTTAggtctcttttccttccttttaaaTTCCTCCTCCCCTCTGACTTCTAAATTggagaaaatggtttttttgaGCTTTGTTTGTCTACTTAATCCAAAATCCTAGATTCAAACAAGGTGGCATAAATCACATCGGACCTTTTTGAGTAATTCTACTACCATAACTCATCATGTGGTAAGACGTAAAAATAATCTAACCaacttaggttttttttttctttttttgttttctgggaggggggggggtggggttgggatAAAAAATATCTGCATATTATCTCAGGCTTGCTATAGCAATAATATAAGGTCGTATTAAAGGAAACCTTTTTTTTGCCAAATCAAGTTTAATATTATTAACAACTGCCTAGCGCAGTTGGTGAAGCTGTGGTGCACTAAGCCCACGCTCACCAGTCTCTCGAGTTCGAAGCTCCTGGTTGTTACCTTTCTGTAGAGTAggtacctatccaaaaaaaaaagttgaatattattattttcaaaaCATTTCTCTGCATTACTTTACCCTTTTCAAATTATTGATActtttaagggagaaagaatgccacccggtcACGCCAAACACTCCGTGCCTGCACCCTGAAACAGGGGCACGCGAAATGACCTCCACACCCCTGGTCATTTCCGAGGTTCCAAACGGGTGTGGCAGTCATTTCCCGTGCCCCTGTGTCAAGGTGCAGGGGAGGCGTGTCTGGCGCGACCGGGTGGCGTTCATTCTCCCTACTTTTAAATATTGCAAAACTATTAGAATCTTCAACATCAAATTTGGTTTACCAATTTATACATTTTGAAACAATTTTCTTAATATGTTCATTTGTTCTTCATTAAGATAGTACCCTACTACCTTGTATTGTGCAGTCCTCAGACAGTATACAAAGCCACTTTCTCTTCCAAAGCTAACCTAAGAGAAGAAATGTTGTGCTCCATGTATACAATATACAAGGCCACATTCTCTTGCAAAGGTAACCTAAGAGATGAAATGTTGTTCTCCAAATATGAGATGGGCCTAAATCATGAAATGGAAATAGAAATCCAGGCTCAATACAGTTCCCGGAGCTAAACTTTGTGACTGGTGCTTTACACCTTGTAATTTTCCATGAACAATCCAATAATTCATTGACACTACAGAGATGGAGCATAACTCAAACTTCACCACACACTGCTTTTTCTCTCTCGAGCATTATCAAAATCTCTAATGTGACAAACTTACCTCCTACAACAGAAACTGAAGTAACAACTTATGACATGAATCTAGGCTTTAGCAATGAAATAATATTTGTAAAAGTAAGGAAGTTGCTCGTCATCTTAACCTCCTAGTagagaacagagagaaaaaaaaggtgtaCCAGTAAAAAAAGTAGCAATAGgggtaataaataaataaaaataggaagTAGCAGTCACCTGAGTTTCAAGCTTATAAGGATTTGGCAATTGCTTTTCCTCCCAATCCTTCTGGCGTGGCCGAGAAGTTAATCCCCAGCCAGGCCGATCAAAAGCTGCAACTGTGCAACCAATCTGCTTTGCCAGCACCCCCATCACATGCCTCCATGAGAAGACACCTCCACCAAATCCATGTACCAGAACAATACCAAACTTCCCAGTTCTCTCTGCATCTCCATCCATGCTCACAAGATTTGGCAGCGCTCtttcaccatcaccatcatccaGGCTGAAAACCGGAATTTCTTCAGACAAATACACAGGTGATGTTGCAGAGTCATCTAATAATGGATCATATAAAGAGGAACTGTAGAATTGGTTGCTAATACTCCGGTGGAGATGATACTGGGTTTTAGATGGAACAGTTTGAGATGCCTTGTCAAGTTTAAGCCTTCCTAAGGCCATTCTAGGTGGGCTGCAACTGGGATTTGGTCCAGGAAAGGTAGTGGATGCTAAAGATCGTGATGGAGATTCAGACAGGCTGAGCTTGTAATGAAGCATAAGACCTTCGCAAGCGATAAATAAGCTATCAATATCTGCAAGTAATTGCACTGGAAGTTCTCTTTCATCACGAACAACTGCAAAAGGTTTTTTCCATGTTTCACTGTCACTTTTGGGGGTTTTTCCTGCAGAGGGAGTGGGAGATCGTGGAATCTTCTGGTAACCAAAAAATACATTCTTGCAGGATAAAAC encodes:
- the LOC122672865 gene encoding uncharacterized protein LOC122672865 isoform X2, translated to MAAGKGYFESIRRCIRTVFFMLTMIASLLVLSAPVLVALGDILVPCVLISSFTCVKCYSFKEHLHGYAFRSSLVDIPLVSVIRSFVITCVYSFCDSPGLSHGPYLGTATFCSFVSVVVLSVKACIFTVTSKLQDEASSSPASQKLHLKKSWGMPVLFFSSLVFALGHIVVAYRTSCKARRKLLFHRVDPEAVLSCKNVFFGYQKIPRSPTPSAGKTPKSDSETWKKPFAVVRDERELPVQLLADIDSLFIACEGLMLHYKLSLSESPSRSLASTTFPGPNPSCSPPRMALGRLKLDKASQTVPSKTQYHLHRSISNQFYSSSLYDPLLDDSATSPVYLSEEIPVFSLDDGDGERALPNLVSMDGDAERTGKFGIVLVHGFGGGVFSWRHVMGVLAKQIGCTVAAFDRPGWGLTSRPRQKDWEEKQLPNPYKLETQVEIKGVVLLSVSLSREVVPAFARILLRTYLGKKHLVRPLLRTEITQVVNRRAWYDATKLTTEVLSLYKAPLCIEGWDEALHEIGRLAFETVLSSENATLLLKAVKDLPVLVVAGAEDALVPLKSAQAMASKLVNSRLVAVSECGHLPHEECPHALLAALSPFISRLLSPVQHHSLQRQ
- the LOC122672865 gene encoding uncharacterized protein LOC122672865 isoform X1, whose protein sequence is MAAGKGYFESIRRCIRTVFFMLTMIASLLVLSAPVLVALGDILVPCVLISSFTCVKCYSFKEHLHGYAFRSSLVDIPLVSVIRSFVITCVYSFCDSPGLSHGPYLGTATFCSFVSVVVLSVKACIFTVTSKLQDEASSSPASQKLHLKKSWGMPVLFFSSLVFALGHIVVAYRTSCKARRKLLFHRVDPEAVLSCKNVFFGYQKIPRSPTPSAGKTPKSDSETWKKPFAVVRDERELPVQLLADIDSLFIACEGLMLHYKLSLSESPSRSLASTTFPGPNPSCSPPRMALGRLKLDKASQTVPSKTQYHLHRSISNQFYSSSLYDPLLDDSATSPVYLSEEIPVFSLDDGDGERALPNLVSMDGDAERTGKFGIVLVHGFGGGVFSWRHVMGVLAKQIGCTVAAFDRPGWGLTSRPRQKDWEEKQLPNPYKLETQVDLLLAFCSEMGFSSVVLVGHDDGGLLALKAAQKVQTSATSVHVEIKGVVLLSVSLSREVVPAFARILLRTYLGKKHLVRPLLRTEITQVVNRRAWYDATKLTTEVLSLYKAPLCIEGWDEALHEIGRLAFETVLSSENATLLLKAVKDLPVLVVAGAEDALVPLKSAQAMASKLVNSRLVAVSECGHLPHEECPHALLAALSPFISRLLSPVQHHSLQRQ